A window from Ignavibacteriota bacterium encodes these proteins:
- a CDS encoding TonB-dependent receptor, which yields MKKFTILLLVFLNLQLLIFAQRQLDNSITGKVLDKDAKVPLEYSNIILFSHRDSTQVNGTVTNSEGIFNISSIRPGEYYIKVSFIGYESSTIKNLKITPTTNLDLGEILIKAESFNTDDVIVSGERAAVSYQIDKKVINVSEQLTSISGNAVDVLENVPSVTVDIEGNVSLRGSSSFTVLIDGKPTILESNEALQNIPASTIENIEIITNPSAKYNPEGTAGIINIITKKNSLEGMSGIANLNGGNGTRYGADAVFELKNNPINFSLGLDYSKHLMEGENISDSWTLFNQNKFYNSSTGNGNHGRENYGIKSSLALSLSEKDILTFNGRFGYRDGTNNSTLSYSQWNDLNPNEINYTTISDRSRSGYFYSAGLNFSHNFETKNHTITSDIILQKNNSDEFTSYEQLDINNLIVNGQEQTEKGPSSSVEIKIDYSLPISAESKFEAGINSELDISDEINEYFLYDSLISDFKIQDLFSKDVSYDNNVHALYSMYSNQINNFGFQVGFRTEYTDRLIELNNTNEKFSVDRWDYFPSLHLSYKLDERNQFMTSYTRRIQRPRGWELEPFLTWMDSYNVRQGNPSLEPENIDSYELGYQRMFDKSLFSAELYYRVNNNKIESYQTAYSENVTLRSMDNVGKDYSFGSELMINFDPVKIWNVNLMGNIYNYKIVGQLNETNFDRESFNWNTRLNNSINISQISQLQLNLFYNSPTVSAQGRNEDFVMVGAAFRQMFFDKQLALTLQVRDIFGTGKREFSAESYDFYRYNKFVMESPVVMLNLRFNFNNYKSKNRGEREGSGMEMEGGGEDF from the coding sequence ATGAAAAAATTTACAATACTACTTTTAGTTTTCCTAAACTTACAATTATTAATTTTTGCACAAAGACAATTAGATAACTCAATTACCGGAAAAGTTCTTGATAAAGATGCAAAAGTTCCATTGGAATATTCTAATATAATTTTATTTAGTCATAGAGATAGCACTCAAGTAAACGGCACGGTTACAAATTCTGAGGGAATTTTTAATATTTCTTCCATACGCCCAGGCGAATATTATATAAAAGTTAGTTTTATCGGATATGAATCTTCAACAATAAAAAATCTAAAAATAACTCCAACTACAAATTTAGATTTGGGTGAAATTCTTATAAAAGCAGAAAGTTTTAATACAGATGATGTAATTGTTAGCGGAGAACGTGCTGCTGTTTCATACCAAATTGATAAAAAAGTTATAAATGTAAGTGAACAGCTAACTTCAATTTCCGGAAACGCTGTTGATGTTTTGGAAAATGTACCTTCCGTAACTGTTGATATTGAAGGAAATGTAAGTTTAAGAGGAAGTTCAAGTTTTACAGTTTTGATTGATGGGAAACCGACAATTCTTGAATCAAACGAAGCTTTGCAAAATATTCCCGCAAGTACAATAGAAAATATTGAAATAATCACAAATCCATCAGCTAAATATAATCCAGAAGGAACTGCTGGCATTATAAATATTATTACCAAGAAAAATTCTTTGGAAGGAATGAGCGGAATTGCAAATTTAAATGGCGGGAACGGAACAAGATACGGTGCTGATGCTGTTTTCGAATTAAAAAATAATCCAATAAATTTTAGTTTAGGATTGGATTACAGCAAACATTTAATGGAAGGTGAAAATATTTCTGATAGTTGGACATTATTTAATCAAAATAAATTTTATAATTCATCAACCGGAAATGGAAATCACGGAAGAGAAAATTATGGAATAAAAAGCTCGCTGGCTTTAAGTTTAAGTGAAAAAGACATTTTAACATTTAACGGTAGATTTGGTTATCGAGACGGAACAAATAATTCTACACTTTCATATTCACAATGGAATGATTTGAATCCCAATGAAATTAATTATACAACAATTAGCGATAGATCACGAAGCGGATATTTTTATAGCGCCGGTTTAAATTTCAGTCATAATTTTGAAACAAAAAATCATACAATAACAAGTGATATAATTTTACAAAAAAATAATTCGGATGAATTTACATCTTATGAACAATTAGATATAAATAATTTAATTGTTAACGGACAAGAACAAACTGAAAAAGGACCATCATCATCGGTAGAAATTAAAATTGATTATTCGCTGCCAATTTCAGCTGAATCAAAATTTGAAGCTGGTATAAATTCAGAGCTTGATATTTCAGATGAAATCAATGAATATTTTTTATATGATTCCCTAATTTCGGATTTTAAAATTCAAGATCTTTTCAGCAAAGATGTAAGTTATGATAATAATGTTCATGCACTTTATTCAATGTACTCAAATCAAATTAATAATTTTGGATTTCAAGTTGGTTTCAGAACAGAATACACAGATCGTTTAATCGAACTAAATAACACAAATGAAAAGTTTTCTGTAGATAGATGGGATTATTTTCCTTCGCTTCACCTTTCATATAAACTTGATGAAAGAAATCAATTTATGACAAGTTACACAAGAAGAATACAAAGACCGCGCGGATGGGAACTTGAACCATTTTTAACTTGGATGGATTCGTATAATGTTCGCCAAGGAAATCCTTCTCTTGAACCGGAAAATATTGATTCTTACGAATTGGGTTATCAGAGAATGTTTGATAAAAGTCTTTTCTCTGCAGAATTATATTACAGAGTTAACAATAATAAAATTGAATCATATCAAACTGCATATTCCGAAAATGTTACTTTGCGATCTATGGATAATGTAGGGAAGGATTATTCTTTCGGAAGCGAACTAATGATTAATTTTGATCCAGTTAAAATTTGGAACGTTAATTTAATGGGAAATATTTATAACTATAAAATTGTTGGCCAGTTGAATGAAACAAATTTTGATAGAGAAAGTTTTAATTGGAATACAAGATTAAATAATAGTATAAATATTTCGCAAATTTCTCAGTTGCAGCTTAACCTTTTTTATAATAGTCCAACCGTTTCTGCTCAAGGAAGAAATGAGGATTTTGTTATGGTTGGAGCTGCATTTAGACAAATGTTTTTTGATAAACAACTCGCGCTTACTTTGCAAGTTCGTGATATATTTGGAACTGGTAAACGTGAATTCTCTGCCGAATCATATGACTTTTACAGATACAATAAATTTGTTATGGAATCTCCTGTTGTTATGCTGAACTTGAGATTTAATTTT
- a CDS encoding carbohydrate binding family 9 domain-containing protein: protein MKSIFALVFLSFLINDINSQNSEKELNLNLIDKEIHIDGFIDDSWNLADSVSDFVQFQPYNAVDPIKKTISKVITNENSIYCLMICYDEIENIESNTGKLDEFTGDIVSFMIDTFGDKRTAYKFAVSASGVRSDCRLLDDARNRDYNWDGIWFADAKIYNWGYVVEMEIPYKSIQYEKSINKWGLDFDRWRPIDTEDIYWCKYEENEGQRISKFGSLNLNGFKPKVDGLNLEIYPVGISKAILTKNEKYDVDLNAGIDIFYNPSQALTFQLTANPDFAQIEADPFDFNISRYESYFEEKRPFFTEGNEVFSPSGRQRNTGFYRPLELFYSRRIGKLLPDGTEVPLQVGTRAFGRYDDIEYGGFFALTGKTDYKNDGENLTEESAIFGSARIKKQIFENSSVGLLFVGKHYNNEDHGVLDLDGAFRGSNWQLAYQLARSFKNNEGDYAASAGYTQFMDNWIHLFRSRYIGNKFDIDQIGYVPWRGTSNSVALTGPRWQFDEGSINAILLYFGGYLNWEKFDNYTDHGGVLGFNMNFRKNWGFEINLDAGKSKDQKIYYSSYSANISSWFNISPKWSANFYGGYSNTYNFSREFLAFYSWAGSNLNWNTLNFLNLGTSIDLFVEGNPQNEIEDITLNARPYFSLTPVNDLNIKMYLDNVYLKSSDKLEQIILGFLFAYNFSPKSWIYLAINEVQDRTNRYDSNNNLLERKLHVKNRAGVFKVKYLYYF, encoded by the coding sequence ATTAAAAAAACAATTTCAAAAGTAATCACTAATGAAAACTCGATTTACTGCTTAATGATTTGTTATGATGAAATTGAAAATATTGAAAGTAACACCGGAAAATTAGATGAATTTACCGGAGATATTGTGTCTTTTATGATTGACACATTTGGGGATAAAAGAACTGCTTATAAATTTGCAGTTTCTGCCAGTGGAGTAAGAAGCGATTGCAGATTATTAGATGATGCAAGAAACAGAGATTATAATTGGGATGGAATTTGGTTTGCCGATGCAAAAATCTATAATTGGGGTTATGTTGTTGAAATGGAAATTCCATATAAATCAATTCAATATGAAAAATCTATAAATAAATGGGGTTTGGATTTTGATAGATGGCGACCAATTGATACAGAAGATATTTATTGGTGCAAATACGAAGAAAATGAAGGTCAACGAATTTCTAAATTTGGCAGCTTAAATTTAAATGGTTTTAAACCAAAAGTCGATGGATTAAATTTAGAAATTTATCCGGTGGGAATTTCTAAAGCAATTCTTACAAAAAATGAAAAGTATGATGTTGATTTAAACGCTGGGATTGATATTTTTTATAATCCTTCTCAAGCATTAACATTCCAACTTACCGCAAATCCGGATTTCGCACAAATTGAAGCTGATCCGTTTGATTTTAATATTTCGAGATATGAATCATATTTTGAAGAAAAAAGACCATTTTTCACAGAAGGTAATGAAGTTTTTTCACCTTCTGGAAGACAAAGAAATACCGGATTTTACCGACCCTTAGAACTTTTCTATTCGCGAAGAATTGGTAAACTTTTACCGGATGGCACAGAAGTTCCACTTCAAGTTGGAACTAGAGCTTTTGGTAGATATGATGATATTGAATATGGCGGTTTTTTTGCATTAACCGGCAAAACCGATTATAAAAATGACGGTGAAAATTTAACCGAAGAAAGCGCAATATTCGGTTCTGCAAGAATTAAAAAACAAATTTTTGAGAATTCCTCAGTTGGATTATTATTCGTAGGAAAGCATTATAATAATGAAGATCACGGAGTTTTAGATTTGGATGGAGCTTTTAGAGGATCAAATTGGCAATTAGCTTATCAATTGGCAAGATCATTCAAAAATAATGAAGGAGATTACGCAGCATCAGCTGGTTACACTCAATTTATGGATAATTGGATTCATCTATTTAGAAGCAGATACATCGGAAACAAATTCGATATTGATCAAATTGGATACGTTCCTTGGCGTGGGACTTCTAATTCGGTTGCATTAACTGGTCCAAGATGGCAATTTGATGAAGGCTCAATAAACGCAATTCTTCTTTACTTTGGCGGTTATTTAAATTGGGAAAAATTTGATAATTATACAGATCATGGCGGAGTTCTTGGATTTAATATGAATTTCAGAAAAAATTGGGGATTTGAAATAAATTTGGATGCCGGAAAATCAAAAGATCAAAAAATTTATTATTCATCATACAGTGCAAATATAAGTTCTTGGTTTAATATTTCACCCAAATGGTCTGCAAATTTTTATGGAGGTTATTCAAATACATATAATTTTTCACGGGAATTTTTAGCGTTTTATTCATGGGCTGGTAGTAACTTAAATTGGAATACTTTAAATTTTCTAAATCTGGGTACTTCAATCGATTTATTTGTAGAAGGAAATCCGCAAAATGAAATTGAAGATATTACATTAAACGCAAGACCATATTTTTCTTTAACTCCGGTAAATGATTTGAATATTAAAATGTATTTGGATAATGTCTACCTAAAATCCTCTGATAAATTGGAGCAAATTATTTTAGGATTTTTATTCGCTTACAATTTTTCACCTAAAAGTTGGATTTACTTAGCAATTAATGAAGTTCAAGACAGAACAAATAGATATGATTCAAATAATAATTTGCTTGAAAGAAAATTACATGTTAAAAATAGAGCCGGAGTTTTTAAGGTAAAGTATTTATATTACTTTTAG